A genomic segment from Spinacia oleracea cultivar Varoflay chromosome 3, BTI_SOV_V1, whole genome shotgun sequence encodes:
- the LOC110799045 gene encoding precursor of CEP9 — MSRRGKSINYVKSPSYRGIRKLSSQIHKSDHSEKSPKKNTQQKTSAEFPQTEIHKKNFPSLKPTPSSQRSSHKVDSLWVNKVDSSVQKNCLGEKCPDDFRSTAPGHSPGAGHSFMTNTDKTSTNQQTKSPRMWNSLTASEDDFRHTTPGHSPGAGHAEEDRDPNLTTSEVETTFPPPPSITSFFSESALVSTNDFRPTTPGDSPGAGHFHKNKIDVQRTGYCHSENCTDDFRPTKPGDSPGAGHSYTDRITSQQHKHPGVAHPHAGGKDDYRPTKPGHSPGAGHAFLNMQEPNP, encoded by the coding sequence ATGTCACGAAGGGGAAAATCGATCAACTATGTCAAGAGCCCCTCGTATAGAGGCATCAGAAAGTTAAGCAGCCAAATTCACAAGTCTGACCACAGTGAAAAATCACCAAAGAAAAATACTCAACAGAAGACATCTGCAGAATTTCCTCAAACTGAAATACATAAAAAGAACTTCCCCTCCTTGAAACCCACTCCCAGCTCCCAAAGAAGCAGTCACAAAGTTGATTCTCTTTGGGTAAACAAGGTAGACAGCAGTGTGCAAAAAAACTGTCTTGGTGAAAAATGCCCTGATGATTTCAGATCTACAGCACCAGGACACAGCCCTGGTGCTGGTCACTCTTTCATGACTAACACAGACAAGACCTCAACAAACCAGCAAACTAAAAGTCCTAGAATGTGGAATAGCTTAACAGCATCAGAAGATGATTTTAGACATACTACACCAGGTCACAGCCCAGGTGCTGGGCATGCTGAAGAAGACAGGGACCCAAACCTTACAACTTCAGAAGTAGAAACCACGTTTCCCCCACCACCAAGCATTACCTCATTTTTCAGTGAATCGGCACTAGTATCTACTAATGATTTTCGACCTACAACCCCTGGTGACAGTCCTGGTGCTGGTCATTTccacaaaaataaaattgacgTACAGAGAACAGGATATTGTCATAGTGAAAACTGCACAGATGATTTCCGACCAACAAAACCAGGGGACAGTCCAGGAGCCGGTCATTCTTATACAGACAGAATCACATCACAACAACACAAGCACCCTGGCGTAGCACATCCCCATGCAGGAGGCAAAGATGATTACCGGCCTACTAAGCCTGGCCACAGTCCAGGTGCTGGACATGCTTTTTTAAATATGCAAGAGCCAAACCCATAA